The following proteins come from a genomic window of Nostoc sp. TCL26-01:
- a CDS encoding cadmium resistance transporter translates to MTWLIGTIILGISAAFATTFDDNLYLTAFFGKVNHAFRPRHIIIGEFVGFTILVMASLPGFFGGLVLPEAWIGLLGLLPIIIGVSHLISRKQEEDTVQDISVKLSHRANPQRRKKSLIATLKDPQTYRVSAVTIANGGNNIGIYVPLFASSNVPSLAVILCVCYAAIGLWCFVSYNLTRNPVMATVMTRYGRKIFPFILIYLGLSIIIKSGTYELFPSVAMLFK, encoded by the coding sequence ATGACTTGGTTAATTGGTACAATAATTCTTGGCATATCTGCGGCTTTTGCGACAACATTTGATGACAATTTATATCTGACAGCTTTTTTCGGTAAAGTCAACCATGCTTTTCGTCCTAGACATATTATCATTGGCGAATTTGTGGGATTTACAATATTAGTAATGGCTAGCCTTCCTGGTTTCTTCGGTGGTTTAGTTCTTCCAGAAGCATGGATTGGATTGCTAGGACTACTTCCCATTATCATTGGGGTCAGTCATTTAATCAGTCGAAAACAAGAAGAAGATACTGTACAAGATATATCAGTTAAACTGAGCCATAGAGCGAATCCCCAGCGTCGGAAAAAATCTTTAATAGCCACACTCAAAGACCCACAGACATATCGTGTTTCTGCCGTAACTATTGCCAATGGGGGAAATAATATTGGCATTTATGTGCCATTATTTGCTAGTAGCAATGTTCCTAGTTTAGCAGTAATATTATGTGTTTGTTATGCAGCAATTGGACTGTGGTGTTTTGTTTCCTACAACTTGACTCGAAATCCTGTCATGGCTACTGTCATGACGCGCTACGGTCGAAAAATATTTCCTTTTATCCTAATTTACTTAGGATTATCTATCATTATCAAAAGTGGAACTTATGAACTTTTTCCTAGTGTAGCAATGCTGTTTAAGTAA
- a CDS encoding O-methyltransferase, translating to MTQELWIEVDRYITDLLIHSDDVLDAALQASDAAGLPPHNVSPNQGKLLMLLALIHKARTILEIGTLGGYSTIWLARALPVDGHLITLESNPKHAEVASENIKRADLAHLVEVRVGRAVDTLPQLANEGYKFDLIFIDADKPSNPEYFAWALKLSRRGSLIIADNVVRNGSVIEANSDDTSVQGVRRFYELLASEPRVSATAMQTVGNKGYDGFAIAVITSDN from the coding sequence ATGACTCAAGAACTATGGATAGAAGTTGATCGTTACATCACTGATTTGCTTATACATTCTGACGATGTATTAGATGCTGCGCTTCAGGCTAGTGATGCGGCTGGTTTACCACCACATAATGTTTCGCCGAACCAAGGTAAACTGCTCATGCTATTAGCCTTAATCCATAAAGCACGCACTATTTTGGAGATTGGTACTTTAGGCGGCTACAGTACAATTTGGTTAGCCAGAGCATTGCCTGTTGACGGTCATTTGATCACCCTAGAGTCAAATCCCAAGCACGCCGAAGTTGCCAGCGAGAATATAAAACGCGCTGATCTGGCTCATCTTGTCGAGGTGCGCGTTGGCCGGGCAGTAGATACACTGCCGCAACTAGCTAACGAGGGATACAAATTTGATCTGATTTTCATTGATGCAGACAAGCCAAGCAACCCAGAATATTTTGCATGGGCGTTAAAGCTTTCCCGGCGGGGCAGCCTGATTATTGCTGATAACGTTGTACGCAATGGATCTGTCATTGAGGCGAATAGCGATGATACCAGTGTTCAAGGAGTACGTCGTTTTTATGAGTTACTCGCCTCTGAACCACGTGTTAGTGCAACAGCCATGCAGACTGTAGGCAATAAAGGATATGACGGCTTTGCGATCGCTGTTATTACGTCTGACAATTAG
- a CDS encoding SDR family oxidoreductase, whose amino-acid sequence MSVEEIKAESVKAIPLGKIVKPEEIASLALFLVSDLASSITGAEILVDGGSTPGV is encoded by the coding sequence GTGAGTGTAGAGGAAATCAAAGCAGAATCGGTAAAAGCCATACCTTTGGGAAAAATCGTCAAGCCAGAAGAGATTGCGTCACTGGCTTTATTTTTAGTTTCTGATCTGGCCTCTTCAATTACTGGAGCAGAAATTCTGGTTGATGGTGGTAGTACTCCTGGAGTTTAG
- a CDS encoding NAD(P)-dependent oxidoreductase: MPIQTVGILSPGDMGQAIASVLNQHELKTIAALENRSLRTRQLAAAANIEDVGSLTQLVIESDVVLSVLVPAAAAEVAKQVAEVIDNVGKPILYVDANAIAPQKVKRIAHLIESVGGTFVDAAIIGPPPRVPGRTRIYASGKQASEFQQLGNYGLDIRVIGDEIGQASGLKMSYAALTKGLTAIGTELLIAAHRLGLDEELWQEVSHSQPELAAILTRSIPSMTPKAHRWIGEMEEIAETFQELGLTERIFYGAADVYRLVNDTSLGQETPEESNRDRLLSEVITTLADEIADE; this comes from the coding sequence ATGCCAATACAAACAGTTGGTATTTTAAGTCCGGGTGATATGGGACAAGCGATCGCCTCTGTTCTCAATCAACATGAATTGAAAACTATCGCCGCCCTAGAAAATCGCAGTCTCAGAACTCGACAATTAGCAGCCGCAGCCAATATCGAAGATGTGGGTTCCCTCACACAACTGGTAATTGAATCTGATGTGGTGTTGTCGGTTTTAGTCCCAGCCGCCGCCGCAGAAGTAGCAAAGCAAGTAGCTGAAGTAATAGATAATGTGGGGAAACCGATTCTTTATGTTGATGCGAATGCGATCGCACCCCAAAAGGTCAAGCGTATTGCCCACCTCATCGAATCAGTGGGAGGAACATTTGTAGATGCTGCAATTATCGGCCCACCTCCGAGAGTTCCCGGACGTACTCGCATCTATGCTTCTGGAAAGCAAGCCAGTGAATTTCAACAACTAGGAAATTATGGATTAGATATTAGAGTAATTGGTGATGAAATCGGTCAAGCTTCGGGATTGAAAATGTCCTACGCCGCCTTAACTAAAGGATTAACAGCCATTGGCACAGAATTACTCATTGCTGCTCATCGTTTAGGTTTAGATGAGGAACTATGGCAGGAAGTATCTCATAGCCAACCAGAACTAGCTGCTATACTCACTCGTTCTATTCCATCTATGACACCAAAAGCACATCGTTGGATTGGAGAAATGGAAGAAATTGCCGAAACTTTTCAAGAGTTAGGTCTGACTGAGCGCATTTTTTACGGAGCAGCCGATGTTTATCGCCTAGTGAATGATACATCTTTAGGTCAGGAAACACCAGAAGAGTCTAACCGCGATCGCCTGTTGAGTGAAGTTATTACTACTCTGGCTGACGAAATTGCAGACGAGTGA
- a CDS encoding SDR family NAD(P)-dependent oxidoreductase, whose product MSLDLKLSGKTAIVTGGSAGIGLSTAKALYSEGVNVVIAARNQERLDQAVADIQSSPTPGAKVIAVSANLTQAESINQIVSTTLAQFGQIDILINNAGSARAGAFLELDDDAFLDAWNLKLLGYIRLVRAVVPHQKNRRDGRIVNIIGGAGRTPRPSFLPGGTTNAALLNFTRGISQELAQHNIRINAISPGLIPIHKNPDTYSLLVGYCPPTVKTVVS is encoded by the coding sequence ATGAGCTTAGACCTAAAACTATCAGGTAAAACAGCAATTGTTACAGGTGGAAGTGCAGGTATTGGATTATCCACTGCCAAAGCTTTATATAGTGAAGGTGTGAATGTAGTTATTGCTGCTCGTAATCAAGAAAGGCTAGATCAAGCAGTAGCTGATATCCAATCTTCACCGACTCCTGGTGCTAAAGTGATTGCCGTCAGTGCTAATTTGACTCAAGCAGAAAGTATCAATCAAATTGTCTCTACAACCTTGGCACAATTTGGTCAAATTGATATCTTAATTAACAATGCCGGTTCAGCCCGTGCAGGTGCTTTTTTGGAATTGGATGATGATGCCTTTTTGGATGCGTGGAATCTCAAGTTGTTAGGCTACATTCGCTTAGTGAGAGCAGTTGTACCTCATCAAAAAAATCGGCGCGATGGACGAATTGTCAACATTATTGGTGGCGCAGGACGCACACCCCGTCCGTCCTTCCTCCCTGGTGGTACAACCAATGCTGCTTTACTGAACTTTACGCGAGGAATTTCCCAAGAGTTAGCCCAGCATAATATTCGTATTAACGCTATTTCACCAGGTCTAATACCAATTCACAAAAATCCTGATACATATAGCTTACTCGTTGGGTATTGTCCGCCCACCGTTAAAACGGTGGTCTCATAG